A stretch of the Kushneria konosiri genome encodes the following:
- a CDS encoding potassium channel family protein, translating into MSRQYAVIGLGYFGMTVALELVRQEHEVLGIDHDEGRVDALANQLTHTVIADPKDERALDELDLKRFDAVLIDLDTIESSVLCAMHVSTREVQELWVRALSDDHYKLLEHLGVDHIVYPEHDQGIHVAQSINHRTVVDMISLGDGQYVIEVEITQALVEHQGEGGIMHLHENESARLVAIKRDDNLDCSPDNNADLRAGDHVILIGDLDALKRFDAKA; encoded by the coding sequence ATGAGTCGTCAGTATGCCGTGATTGGCCTGGGTTATTTTGGGATGACGGTGGCCCTTGAGCTGGTGCGTCAGGAACACGAGGTTTTGGGCATCGACCACGATGAAGGCCGGGTGGATGCCCTCGCCAACCAGCTGACGCATACCGTCATTGCCGACCCAAAGGATGAACGGGCACTTGATGAGCTGGATCTGAAAAGATTCGATGCGGTCCTGATTGATCTGGATACCATCGAGAGCAGCGTGCTATGCGCCATGCACGTCAGTACTCGAGAAGTGCAGGAGCTTTGGGTCAGAGCACTATCGGATGACCATTACAAGCTGCTGGAACACCTGGGCGTCGACCATATCGTCTATCCAGAGCACGACCAGGGTATCCATGTGGCACAAAGCATCAATCACCGTACCGTGGTCGACATGATTTCTCTGGGTGATGGCCAGTACGTCATTGAGGTCGAGATTACCCAGGCACTGGTCGAGCATCAGGGTGAGGGAGGCATCATGCACCTGCATGAAAACGAATCGGCAAGGCTGGTGGCCATCAAGCGCGACGATAACCTTGACTGCTCTCCCGACAACAATGCCGATCTCAGGGCCGGGGATCATGTCATCCTGATCGGTGACCTTGATGCACTCAAGCGCTTTGATGCGAAAGCCTGA
- a CDS encoding TrkH family potassium uptake protein, protein MALKRLRRPARRSPRGVILQLHPPEILLLGFVTLSLIGTLLLKLPISTTHGVGWLDALFTATSAVTVTGLGVINTGADLSFWGQLIVLVLIQVGGLGFMTFAALTVIMLGGRLPMSQQSLVRESLNQSSVGEIGRLVRTVALYAMIVEIAGTLLLAMHWVPESGWRIGLWESFFHAVSAFNNAGFSTHADSLMSEVGNPLVNVTISALFIIGGLGFAVLADLHEKRTWSRLSTQSRLILIATLLLNMVAFACITTLEWHNSGTLGQLDSTSDRLLAGWFQAVTPRTAGFNTVDTGAMTLPSSLITMMLMFIGGGPSSTASGIKITTFIVLVLTARAFFQQREEPVIMNRRLSIDTVNKAVAVALAAVFMIFAVIMLLSITEPQAQLLDIMFETVSAFGTTGLSRGLTGELSMPGKFIIIATMLIGRVGPLSLGYMMAGKQTPATRFAKAPLQIG, encoded by the coding sequence ATGGCATTGAAGCGACTGCGTCGGCCGGCACGGCGTTCTCCAAGAGGAGTGATACTACAGCTCCACCCCCCTGAAATCCTGCTGCTGGGCTTTGTGACCCTGAGCCTGATCGGCACCCTGCTGCTCAAGCTACCAATATCGACCACGCATGGCGTGGGCTGGCTGGACGCACTGTTTACAGCCACCTCGGCGGTCACCGTAACGGGTCTTGGCGTGATCAATACCGGAGCCGATCTGAGCTTCTGGGGTCAGTTGATCGTGCTGGTATTGATTCAGGTCGGCGGTCTGGGCTTCATGACCTTTGCCGCACTGACCGTCATCATGCTGGGAGGGCGCCTGCCCATGTCCCAGCAAAGCCTGGTGAGAGAGAGTCTCAATCAGTCTTCGGTGGGTGAAATCGGCCGTCTGGTACGTACCGTGGCACTTTATGCCATGATCGTTGAAATCGCAGGGACATTGCTGCTGGCCATGCACTGGGTGCCCGAAAGCGGGTGGCGCATCGGGCTGTGGGAAAGTTTTTTTCATGCGGTATCCGCCTTTAACAACGCCGGTTTCTCCACTCACGCAGACAGTCTGATGAGTGAAGTCGGCAACCCACTGGTCAACGTCACCATCTCGGCACTGTTTATCATTGGCGGGCTGGGATTTGCAGTACTGGCCGATCTTCATGAAAAGCGTACCTGGTCACGCCTGTCCACCCAGAGCCGCCTGATTCTGATTGCTACCTTGCTGCTCAACATGGTGGCCTTTGCCTGTATTACCACGCTCGAGTGGCACAACAGTGGCACGCTGGGTCAGCTCGACAGCACCAGCGATCGTCTGCTGGCCGGCTGGTTTCAGGCAGTGACCCCTCGCACCGCCGGATTCAACACCGTGGATACGGGGGCCATGACGCTCCCATCATCCTTGATCACGATGATGCTGATGTTTATTGGCGGCGGGCCCAGCTCTACTGCCAGTGGCATCAAGATCACGACGTTTATCGTCCTGGTACTGACCGCACGCGCCTTTTTTCAACAGCGTGAAGAACCGGTTATCATGAACAGGCGCTTGAGCATCGACACCGTCAACAAGGCTGTTGCCGTGGCCCTTGCTGCCGTTTTCATGATTTTTGCAGTCATTATGCTGCTCAGTATTACCGAGCCGCAGGCCCAGCTGCTCGACATCATGTTTGAAACCGTTTCCGCCTTTGGCACAACGGGTCTCTCACGAGGGCTGACCGGCGAACTTTCCATGCCGGGCAAATTCATTATTATCGCAACCATGCTGATCGGCCGCGTCGGCCCCCTATCGCTGGGGTACATGATGGCCGGCAAACAAACGCCAGCGACCCGCTTCGCCAAAGCCCCCCTTCAGATCGGCTGA
- a CDS encoding NupC/NupG family nucleoside CNT transporter codes for MQILMGLVGIVFVLAVAFIFSENRRAIRLRTVFWAFVLQAGFALFVLYVPVGQHILMGMSGGVQAVIDSAGDGISFLFGSLAGGNNGFIFAIQVLSVIVFFSSLVSVLYYVGIMRWVVNILGGGIQKLMGTSRPESLSAAANIFVGQTEAPLVIRPFIANMTRSELFAVMVGGLASVAGGVLAGYAAMGVNLQYLIAASFMSAPGGLLTAKMMLPETETPQHDTNVSTAENDEKLANVIDAAATGASTGVQLALNVGGMLLAFVSLIALVNAILTGIGGLFGFEDLTLQLILGYIFSPVAWLIGVPWSEAVAAGNFIGQKTILNEFVAFASFTGFEGSLSEHTQAIITFALCGFANISSIAILMGGLAVMAPSRRGDVARLGPKAILAGTLSNLMSASLAGLFLSL; via the coding sequence ATGCAAATTCTGATGGGACTGGTCGGCATCGTTTTTGTGCTGGCCGTTGCCTTTATCTTTTCCGAAAACCGCCGCGCCATTCGTCTACGTACCGTATTCTGGGCCTTTGTCCTGCAGGCGGGCTTTGCGCTGTTCGTGCTTTATGTGCCGGTGGGCCAACACATCCTGATGGGCATGTCGGGCGGCGTTCAGGCCGTGATCGACAGTGCCGGTGATGGCATCTCATTTCTGTTCGGCTCACTGGCGGGTGGCAATAACGGCTTCATCTTTGCCATTCAGGTGCTCTCGGTCATTGTCTTCTTCTCCTCGCTGGTCTCCGTACTGTATTACGTGGGCATCATGCGCTGGGTGGTCAATATTCTTGGCGGCGGCATTCAGAAGCTGATGGGCACCAGCCGTCCGGAATCCCTGTCCGCGGCGGCCAACATCTTCGTTGGCCAGACAGAAGCCCCGCTGGTCATTCGTCCCTTTATTGCCAACATGACCCGCTCGGAGCTTTTCGCAGTCATGGTCGGTGGCCTTGCAAGCGTGGCCGGTGGCGTACTGGCGGGCTATGCCGCCATGGGAGTCAACCTTCAATATCTGATCGCGGCATCTTTCATGTCGGCACCGGGCGGGCTTTTAACGGCCAAGATGATGCTGCCGGAAACCGAGACGCCGCAGCATGACACCAACGTGTCGACCGCTGAAAATGATGAAAAGCTGGCCAACGTCATTGATGCGGCCGCGACCGGCGCCAGCACAGGTGTACAGCTCGCACTCAATGTGGGTGGCATGCTGCTGGCCTTCGTCAGCCTGATCGCGCTGGTCAATGCCATTCTTACCGGTATCGGTGGGCTGTTCGGTTTTGAGGATCTGACCCTGCAGCTGATTCTGGGCTACATCTTCTCACCCGTGGCCTGGCTGATCGGGGTGCCCTGGTCGGAAGCCGTGGCCGCCGGCAACTTCATCGGTCAGAAGACGATCCTCAATGAATTCGTCGCCTTCGCTTCCTTTACAGGGTTTGAGGGCAGCTTGAGCGAGCATACACAGGCCATCATCACCTTTGCACTGTGTGGCTTTGCCAATATCTCCTCCATCGCCATTTTGATGGGCGGTCTCGCTGTCATGGCGCCTTCCCGGCGTGGCGATGTGGCACGCCTGGGGCCAAAGGCGATTCTGGCAGGCACCCTCTCCAATCTGATGAGCGCCTCGCTTGCGGGTCTGTTTCTGTCGCTGTAA
- a CDS encoding LysR family transcriptional regulator ArgP — MLDYKLLEALGAVVDQAGFERGAQVLGLTQSAVSQRIKLLEARLGQPVLIRAPRIAPTDLGKRLLNHIQQVRLLEHDLLDYVPSLGDREQRLRIALNADTLATWWAEAVEDFFRDHRVMFDLVVEDQETALKRMRDGEVAACLCMTPRSIQGARARPLGGMRYRPLATPDFMSRYFPNGLDRISLAEAPAVVFGPDDRLQQRYVANHGVTAPLPHHLCPSSEGFYRMIRSGIGYGLVPEIQARAAIDEGELVDLETSSDVIVPLYWHYWRQGGNILEALTQHLTQHARRWLTDLDGFDNPSGVL, encoded by the coding sequence ATGCTCGACTATAAACTTCTTGAGGCGCTGGGCGCCGTGGTGGATCAGGCCGGGTTTGAACGCGGCGCACAGGTACTGGGGCTGACCCAGTCTGCCGTGTCGCAGAGAATCAAGCTTCTGGAGGCGCGCCTAGGTCAACCGGTCCTGATTCGTGCCCCCCGCATCGCGCCTACCGATCTGGGAAAACGGCTTCTCAATCATATTCAACAGGTGCGACTGCTTGAACACGATCTGCTCGACTATGTCCCCTCACTCGGTGACCGCGAGCAGCGTCTTCGTATCGCACTCAATGCCGACACTCTGGCCACCTGGTGGGCCGAAGCGGTCGAGGATTTCTTTCGCGACCATCGGGTCATGTTCGACCTGGTCGTTGAAGATCAGGAAACAGCCCTCAAACGTATGCGCGACGGCGAAGTGGCGGCCTGTCTCTGCATGACACCGCGCTCGATTCAGGGCGCACGAGCCCGCCCGCTGGGTGGTATGCGCTATCGTCCGCTGGCCACGCCGGACTTCATGAGCCGATATTTTCCCAATGGTCTCGATCGTATTTCGTTGGCAGAAGCGCCCGCGGTGGTCTTTGGTCCCGATGATCGTCTACAGCAGCGCTACGTGGCCAATCACGGCGTGACGGCACCCTTACCTCACCATTTATGCCCTTCCTCGGAAGGCTTTTATCGCATGATTCGATCCGGGATTGGCTATGGGCTGGTCCCCGAGATTCAGGCCCGAGCCGCCATTGATGAGGGCGAACTGGTCGATCTCGAAACCAGCTCCGATGTTATCGTCCCGCTTTACTGGCATTACTGGCGTCAGGGTGGGAATATTCTGGAAGCCCTGACACAGCATCTGACGCAGCACGCGCGGCGCTGGCTGACCGACCTTGATGGTTTTGATAACCCTTCGGGAGTGCTCTGA
- a CDS encoding ABC transporter substrate-binding protein: MSKRWLAGLALGVFSLSAQADITVHDIEGRDVTLEKPAEHIVLAEGRQLIALSLLDKDPVHWLLGWGSDMKRSPELYDIYHRRAPELDDLPIVGDGPGPGSISVEKIISMNPDAVVLSRSQIPVSQGQELMHQLDAAGIPVVFIDFATDPLDDTVPSLRALGTLLGREDQAERYIRFYEKKRQAVLDRVRQESKADKPTVMIETHAGMSECCNSPGQGSFDYFAKRLGVENIGADVLKGKSGRIDPEYVLTRDPDVYIATGGGYLRRVNGLVLGPEVSESEARQSLEHILERPLIGHLSAVENGRVHGLYHHLINTPLNILVLEQMAKWSYPDLFQDIDAQKTLEEINEHYISDPFKGTLWVDLDK; the protein is encoded by the coding sequence GTGAGTAAACGATGGCTTGCAGGTCTCGCGCTGGGTGTTTTTTCACTCTCGGCGCAGGCGGACATTACGGTACATGATATCGAAGGCCGGGATGTCACCCTTGAAAAGCCGGCGGAACATATCGTACTGGCCGAAGGGCGCCAGTTGATTGCATTGTCATTGCTGGACAAGGACCCGGTCCACTGGCTGCTGGGCTGGGGCAGTGACATGAAACGTTCTCCCGAACTTTATGACATCTACCACAGGCGTGCGCCCGAGCTTGATGACTTGCCCATCGTGGGGGATGGCCCCGGGCCGGGCAGCATCTCGGTGGAAAAGATCATCTCGATGAACCCCGATGCGGTTGTACTGAGCCGCTCGCAGATTCCGGTCTCTCAGGGGCAGGAGCTCATGCACCAGCTTGACGCCGCCGGTATTCCTGTCGTGTTCATCGATTTTGCCACCGACCCTCTGGATGACACGGTCCCCAGCCTGCGAGCGCTGGGGACGCTGCTGGGACGTGAGGATCAGGCAGAGCGCTATATCCGCTTTTATGAGAAAAAGCGTCAGGCCGTACTGGATCGGGTCAGGCAGGAGTCAAAAGCCGACAAGCCCACGGTCATGATAGAAACCCATGCGGGTATGAGCGAGTGCTGCAACTCTCCCGGGCAGGGCAGTTTCGACTATTTTGCCAAACGTCTGGGCGTTGAGAACATTGGCGCCGATGTGCTCAAGGGCAAGAGTGGGCGTATCGATCCTGAATATGTCCTGACGCGGGACCCGGATGTCTACATTGCCACTGGCGGAGGCTATCTACGTCGCGTCAACGGCCTGGTGCTGGGGCCGGAGGTCAGTGAAAGCGAGGCCCGGCAATCCCTTGAGCATATTCTTGAGCGTCCGCTGATCGGTCATTTGAGCGCTGTAGAAAATGGACGGGTTCATGGGCTGTATCATCATCTCATCAACACCCCGCTCAATATTCTGGTACTGGAACAGATGGCCAAATGGAGCTATCCCGACCTGTTTCAGGATATCGATGCTCAAAAGACACTGGAAGAGATCAACGAGCACTACATCAGTGACCCGTTCAAGGGGACACTGTGGGTCGATCTGGATAAGTAG
- a CDS encoding BCCT family transporter: MSSSDSARVRGQRIVFALSGGLLVLFVIAALIDINKVSRWIDTAFGWSTHWFGAYWQLWMLLNLVIALALALTRYGDVRLGGNDSEVTMSTFNWHAVILCALLGGGGVFWSTAEPIYHFMSTPPAFDGVDSGTPAAVGPALAQAFFHWGFSAWACLGTLSALVMIHAHYHGGIRLRPRALLYPFLGQKVETHWLGIVADVICILGVAAGTIGPIGFLATQLAYSFNTLFGWADSYVLQLAILGGLVVIYTLSAATGLSRGIQWLSNCNVWIVLALFVLIMVAGPGTFIIHSMMEGFASYLDHFIDMSLLRGSENEDWLGYWTLFFWGWFISFVPSMAMFVARISKGRTLRELVIALAITAPVATNIWFATLGGSGIFYELQTPGSVSDPLNAGGLPAALLAVTSQLPLAFIIVPAFLVLTTIFVATTGDSMAYAIAMSVTGDARPSAFVRIFWAISFGVVAALLLMMGQGGIDALQSVIVIAAVPVSLLLLPLLWTGPRAAYAMARDQGIATEKRPKGA; this comes from the coding sequence ATGTCCTCCTCCGACTCTGCTCGAGTGCGCGGTCAACGTATCGTATTTGCACTCAGTGGTGGCCTGCTTGTGCTGTTTGTGATCGCGGCACTCATTGATATCAATAAAGTCAGCCGCTGGATCGATACCGCCTTTGGCTGGTCGACCCACTGGTTTGGTGCCTACTGGCAGCTCTGGATGCTGCTCAATCTCGTCATCGCGCTGGCGCTGGCATTGACCCGTTATGGTGATGTTCGTCTGGGCGGCAATGACAGTGAAGTCACCATGTCGACCTTTAACTGGCATGCCGTGATTCTCTGCGCGCTGCTGGGCGGCGGGGGTGTGTTCTGGTCGACGGCCGAGCCCATCTATCACTTCATGTCCACGCCCCCGGCCTTTGACGGCGTTGACAGTGGCACGCCCGCAGCGGTAGGGCCAGCGTTGGCGCAGGCCTTTTTTCACTGGGGATTCAGTGCCTGGGCCTGTCTGGGCACGCTGTCGGCACTGGTCATGATTCATGCCCACTATCACGGCGGCATTCGACTGCGACCGCGCGCGCTGTTATATCCGTTTCTGGGGCAGAAGGTGGAAACGCACTGGCTGGGCATCGTGGCCGACGTCATCTGCATTCTTGGGGTCGCTGCGGGGACCATCGGCCCCATCGGGTTTCTGGCGACCCAGCTCGCCTATTCCTTCAATACGCTCTTCGGCTGGGCCGACAGCTATGTGCTGCAGCTGGCCATTCTGGGCGGGCTGGTCGTGATCTATACGCTATCAGCCGCCACGGGCCTGTCTCGTGGTATCCAGTGGCTTTCCAACTGCAACGTCTGGATTGTACTGGCGCTGTTTGTGCTGATCATGGTGGCAGGCCCCGGCACGTTCATCATTCACTCCATGATGGAGGGCTTTGCCAGCTACCTGGATCATTTCATCGATATGTCATTGTTGCGCGGCAGCGAGAACGAAGACTGGCTTGGGTATTGGACGCTCTTTTTCTGGGGCTGGTTTATCAGTTTCGTCCCTTCAATGGCCATGTTTGTGGCGCGTATCTCCAAAGGCAGAACCCTGCGGGAGCTGGTCATTGCCCTGGCCATTACCGCGCCGGTGGCGACCAATATCTGGTTTGCAACGCTGGGTGGGTCGGGCATTTTCTATGAGCTGCAAACGCCGGGTAGCGTCTCTGATCCATTGAATGCCGGCGGTCTGCCTGCCGCGCTGCTGGCGGTGACCAGTCAGCTGCCGCTGGCATTCATTATTGTTCCGGCATTTCTGGTGCTGACGACGATCTTCGTGGCCACGACCGGTGACTCGATGGCCTATGCCATTGCCATGTCGGTCACCGGTGATGCCAGACCTTCGGCGTTTGTGCGCATTTTCTGGGCCATCTCCTTTGGTGTGGTCGCAGCGCTGTTGCTGATGATGGGTCAGGGCGGTATTGATGCGCTGCAGTCCGTCATCGTGATTGCGGCCGTGCCGGTATCATTGCTGCTGCTGCCGCTGTTGTGGACCGGGCCGAGAGCGGCCTATGCCATGGCGCGCGATCAGGGCATCGCGACCGAGAAGCGTCCGAAGGGCGCATGA
- the cobO gene encoding cob(I)yrinic acid a,c-diamide adenosyltransferase, with translation MSNDEQRQARHQRAMEKLKSHVDERVANASEERGQLLILTGNGKGKTTSAWGTVTRALGYGYGVGVIQFIKGEWECGERQRLQDDPNLQVATMGTGFTWETQKRETDREACEAVWQHASRLLNDPNIYLVVLDEITYMLKFGYLDIESVKTALQNRPVEQSVIVTGRNAHRELMAMADTITEMQETRHAFNNGLKARRGLDY, from the coding sequence ATGAGTAACGACGAACAACGCCAGGCCCGCCACCAGCGCGCCATGGAGAAACTGAAAAGCCACGTGGATGAACGGGTGGCCAACGCCAGTGAAGAACGTGGGCAGCTTCTGATCCTTACCGGCAACGGCAAGGGCAAGACCACCTCGGCCTGGGGCACGGTGACGCGCGCGCTGGGCTATGGCTATGGCGTGGGAGTCATTCAGTTCATCAAGGGTGAGTGGGAATGCGGCGAGCGCCAGCGGCTTCAGGATGACCCAAACCTGCAGGTCGCCACCATGGGCACCGGCTTTACCTGGGAGACCCAGAAGCGGGAGACCGACCGTGAGGCCTGTGAGGCGGTCTGGCAACACGCCAGCCGCCTGCTGAATGACCCGAATATTTATCTGGTCGTTCTCGACGAGATCACTTATATGCTGAAGTTCGGCTATCTCGATATCGAGTCGGTGAAAACGGCACTGCAAAACCGTCCTGTCGAACAGAGCGTCATCGTTACCGGGCGCAATGCCCATCGTGAGCTGATGGCCATGGCCGATACCATTACTGAAATGCAGGAGACACGCCATGCCTTCAATAACGGCTTGAAGGCACGACGCGGGCTCGACTACTAG
- a CDS encoding MTH1187 family thiamine-binding protein, translated as MKVMVDLCVVPLGVGVSVGAYVSACQDVIEKAGLSHQMHAYGTNIEGEWEAVFDVVRRCHEVVHDMGAPRITTSMRIGTRTDRDQSMSDKIESVQATRQCRGEGLNDSAA; from the coding sequence ATGAAGGTCATGGTAGATCTATGTGTTGTGCCGCTGGGCGTGGGTGTATCGGTAGGTGCTTACGTATCAGCCTGCCAGGATGTCATCGAAAAAGCAGGGCTTTCCCATCAGATGCATGCCTATGGCACCAATATCGAAGGGGAGTGGGAAGCTGTTTTCGATGTGGTCAGGCGCTGTCATGAAGTCGTGCATGACATGGGAGCGCCCAGGATTACGACTTCCATGCGTATTGGCACACGCACGGATCGTGATCAGAGCATGTCGGACAAGATCGAGAGTGTGCAGGCGACTCGACAGTGCCGGGGAGAAGGCCTTAACGACAGCGCAGCGTAA
- a CDS encoding SIMPL domain-containing protein, which translates to MSVSKRLPALLALFAMSLPVLPATAAEATPSRQIEVQASASIDVLPDRATLNAVLVEATPLVEMGSKRDGDDTTQAREKLEKRSTAVIKALNSMGIDNDHLHAGNLSVYNEQQLQDNNQTAPLKERVVIERNLDIDINDLTTLPGVIDALFANGIDRLEGIRYDVSDREAVEDKALKKALARAHQKAELMADALSVTLGSVDRIQETRSPVLRPMMMASARTEQADSATYTPGTISVDAGVMVNWSLNTSASGERP; encoded by the coding sequence ATGTCCGTTTCAAAGCGTCTCCCGGCACTTCTGGCCCTGTTTGCCATGAGCTTGCCCGTCCTGCCCGCGACGGCGGCCGAGGCGACCCCATCCCGACAGATCGAGGTTCAGGCCAGCGCCAGCATTGATGTATTACCTGACCGCGCGACCCTCAATGCGGTGCTGGTAGAAGCCACCCCTCTGGTGGAAATGGGCAGCAAGCGCGATGGTGATGACACGACACAGGCGCGCGAGAAGCTGGAAAAGCGCAGCACGGCGGTCATCAAGGCTTTGAACAGCATGGGCATCGACAATGACCATCTGCATGCCGGCAATCTGAGTGTGTACAACGAACAGCAGCTACAGGACAACAACCAGACCGCGCCCCTCAAGGAGCGTGTGGTCATCGAACGTAATCTGGATATCGACATCAACGATCTGACAACGCTGCCCGGGGTCATCGATGCCTTGTTTGCCAACGGCATCGATCGTCTGGAAGGCATCCGTTACGACGTCAGCGATCGTGAAGCCGTCGAGGACAAGGCGCTGAAAAAGGCTCTGGCCAGAGCGCACCAGAAGGCAGAACTGATGGCAGATGCGCTTTCCGTGACACTGGGCAGCGTTGATCGTATTCAGGAAACCCGTTCACCGGTCCTGCGCCCGATGATGATGGCCTCGGCCCGCACCGAACAGGCCGACAGTGCAACATATACACCGGGCACCATCAGCGTGGATGCCGGTGTCATGGTCAACTGGTCGCTCAACACATCAGCCAGCGGGGAGCGGCCATGA